Proteins encoded within one genomic window of Xiphophorus maculatus strain JP 163 A chromosome 11, X_maculatus-5.0-male, whole genome shotgun sequence:
- the tspoap1 gene encoding peripheral-type benzodiazepine receptor-associated protein 1 isoform X7: MHRPNNTIRAVQDNHPSLWEESSSSDKSTKCSRRNMENGTDYGLLVRQNSELLRALDELEKSCNTLKEENGLLRKSSAPETEEKVRRLRRKNTELTVLAKRLEERARKLQEANLKVVNPPSLIRPAAVEQYKRAFARQRARDLAQHADALLSKDKEIAALQQECRQLEARLGPAKDFSVQSSRVEYEKLLRESQKEVLRLQRQLSVTSSRQRPGLRPDGDGTDKCEENAKEAGQEKERELSRKRKECENLEHEVKKRQKRCLDLESQLEDERGKNEQLKEEAELLRRKAQLLDQTRAENEELREDLSEVTAQHNSVLEENQRLRAKLENLEQVLKHMREVAERRQQLELEHEQALAILKFKQDEIKRLQRAQLFAKREHEGVVQMLEDLTQLVFQRELSKVRELEEKCRSQSEQFGLLSQELEKFRLQASKVDLASSTLLNNPSLSVLTNGMGLTTERDCTGGTLDMVSLGEIAFWSLEGGDTLSCPEGNDPLDVAAALRRGSTPHAAGLSRVERSPVTKHRELPTISVSKSGSSSKSETTHLTPKSDTHLSPHKSSPTHEVDTASEVEELDIDVAPAPYTASRGAAKLQVFIARYSYNPYDGPNDNPEVELPLTAGEYIYVYGDMDDDGFYEGELMDGRRGLVPSNFVERVSDDDVMSAQHPETGDVSHNSLLDSSLHSASHQHHLHLGVGASERTEASAASALSDSVSASSVPAPLTNGLDLDLEEVGVDVVPYPRKLTLIKQLAKSIIIGWDPPLVPAGWGNVWSYNVYVDQELRLNVPFGAQTKAVLERLDVNLKAYRVSVQSLTEKGLSDQLRCSMLVGRDVCVAPTQLHVDRVTATSANLTWLPSNSNYVHIVSLNDEECELVKAGCYSLCLNNLSPSLQYTVKVEARPHRTPWELPAERREHRSATISFSTLMAGPPDAPLDVQLEPGPSPGIALISWLPVTIDAAGTSNGVRVTGYTIYADKKKVLEVASPTAGSALLGPSQIQALQVAQELTVRTMSAHGESCDSFPVNVPSKLAAVMAGPTPTAPVVPRLPCPSVAPSNLSPLPSYGNSAAKVSALPNTLPSGTQRPGPAVEVAANLPHALHSQDCLLSASYVKAWADPTSAAALTVCEAALPVASAVPPVINVASPINTAPQPSPAAATLPPPAQVEIVAPAAVLDLRRDTDSPGTIRPFPSITEFIEDPCAKLGTPERVASPPKAPIVDLLNPQSTNVLRPLSTSPLESEVEEEPENTRLVSIEEFLRQDQEPAYSSRQQSYSLMDPHSDYHADNSRSDLSDILEEEEEDLYSDHLGEAQARGYTVGANREPGQIPPAVAGPSRGGQAELSSRPMSSHTRQHKGESPKIKGDGGVRIFVALFPYDPITMSPNPDAAEEELPFSEGQIIKVYGEKDADGFYRGESGGRLGYVPCNMVSEIQVEDEETQQQLLQQGFLSTATSMEKIGTRTYAQLPRRPVPPPKPRRSKKVESAALWEESIDSSSQDPSHSAAPAAAGKPASGARRMVAVFDYDPRESSPNTDIEAELTFSAGDTIHVFGDMDEDGFFYGELNGHRGLVPSNFLQAFPEEPPPPEPISAQPAPEPRKELQDTCTSSSEPQDLVPSALEEALHPPAEPSNPNRKEPSDLQPQLEAAANPTPDLIPAPDPAAAEVRSSPPDTPAPSASAVQAKKKKGFFSKGKKLFKKLGSSKKE; this comes from the exons AATGGGACAGACTATGGATTGCTGGTGCGTCAGAACTCAGAACTCCTGCGAGCCCTCGACGAGCTGGAGAAGAGTTGCAACACACTGAAGGAAGAGAATGGCCTGCTG cGAAAGAGCAGCGCCCCAGAGACTGAGGAGAAGGTCAGGCGGTTGAGGAGAAAGAACACCGAGCTGACTGTTCTCGCTAAGAGACTGGAAGAGAGAGCTCGCAAGCTACAGGAGGCCAACCTCAAAGTG GTGAATCCTCCTTCGCTCATCAGACCTGCTGCTGTGGAGCAGTACAAAAGAGCTTTTGCCCGCCAAAGAGCTCGTGACCTGGCCCAGCATGCTGATGCACTGCTCTCTAAAGACAAAGAGATTGCTGCCCTGCAGCAGGAGTGCAGACAGCTCGAGGCACGACTCGGACCAGCTAAg GATTTCTCTGTTCAGTCGTCTCGGGTGGAATATGAGAAACTCCTTAGAGAGTCTCAGAAGGAGGTGCTGCGGCTTCAGAGGCAGCTGTCTGTCACTTCGTCCAGGCAAAGGCCCGGCCTCAGGCCTGACGGCGATGGCACAGACAAGTGTGAGGAAAACGCCAAAGAGGCAGGGCaagagaag GAACGGGAGCTgagcaggaagagaaaagaatGTGAAAATCTTGAGCATGAAGTAAAGAAGCGACAGAAGCGATGTCTGGATTTA GAGAGCCAGCTTGAGGATGAGCGAGGCAAAAATGAGCAACTAAAGGAGGAGGCAGAACTCCTCAGGAGGAAGGCGCAGCTGCTCGACCAG ACTCGGGCTGAGAATGAGGAGCTGAGGGAAGATCTCTCTGAAGTGACCGCTCAACACAATTCAGTTCTCGAAGAGAACCAGAGACTCCGTGCCAAACTGGAGAACCTAGAGCAGGTCCTAAAG CACATGCGAGAGGTCGCCGAGCGAAGGCAGCAGCTGGAATTGGAACATGAGCAGGCACTGGCTATCCTTAAGTTCAAACAGGATGAGATCAAAAGGTTACAGCGG GCTCAGTTATTTGCCAAGAGGGAACATGAAGGAGTGGTTCAGATGCTGGAG gaCTTGACTCAGCTCGTGTTCCAGAGGGAGCTG TCGAAGGTAcgagagctggaggagaaatGTCGCAGTCAGAGTGAGCAGTTCGGCCTGTTGTCCCAGGAGTTGGAGAAGTTCCGGCTGCAGGCCTCCAAAGTGGACCTGGCCAGTTCCACCCTACTCAACAATCCCAGCCTCTCAGTTCTGACCAACGGGATGGGCCTGACTACCGAACGAG ACTGCACTGGTGGCACACTGGACATGGTGTCTCTGGGTGAAATAGCCTTCTGGAGTCTGGAGGGAGGTGACACTCTCTCCTGCCCGGAGGGTAACGATCCACTCG ATGTGGCCGCGGCTTTGCGCAGGGGGTCCACGCCGCACGCAGCAGGACTCTCCAGGGTTGAGCGCTCGCCCGTAACCAAGCACCGAGAGCTGCCCACCATCAGCGTCAGCAAGTCGGGATCTTCCTCCAAGTCGGAAACCACGCACCTCACCCCCAAATCTGACACCCACCTCAGTCCGCACAAATCAAGCCCGACGCATGAG GTGGACACAGCCAGTGAAGTTGAGGAGTTGGACATCGATGTGGCCCCGGCACCGTACACAGCCAGCAGGGGAGCAGCAAAGCTTCAGGTTTTTATTGCCAGATACAG TTATAATCCTTATGATGGGCCGAATGATAATCCTGAGGTGGAGCTGCCTTTGACCGCTGGGGAATACATCTACGTTTACGGCGACATGGATGATGATGGTTTCTATGAAG GTGAGCTGATGGACGGACGGAGAGGGCTGGTCCCCTCCAACTTCGTGGAACGTGTGTCAGACGATGATGTAATGAGCGCGCAGCACCCAGAGACCGGGGACGTGTCGCACAACTCCCTGCTAGACAGCAGCCTGCACAGTGCCAGCCACCAGCACCACCTTCACCTGGGTGTCGGCGCCTCAGAAAGGACGGAGGCGTCGGCCGCCTCCGCCCTCTCGGATTCGGTGTCGGCCTCTTCTGTTCCGGCCCCCCTCACCAACGGCCTGGACCTGGATTTGGAGGAGGTGGGAGTGGACGTCGTGCCTTACCCACGGAAACTTACCCTCATCAAGCAGCTTGCCAAGAGCATCATCATCGGTTGGGACCCCCCGTTGGTGCCGGCCGGGTGGGGCAACGTGTGGAGCTACAACGTGTACGTCGACCAGGAGCTGCGGCTGAACGTGCCCTTCGGCGCTCAGACCAAAGCAGTGCTGGAGCGGCTCGACGTCAACCTCAAAGCCTACCGGGTTTCGGTCCAGAGCCTGACGGAGAAGGGCCTGTCGGACCAGCTCCGCTGCAGCATGTTGGTCGGCCGGGACGTCTGCGTGGCGCCCACGCAGCTGCACGTGGACAGAGTTACCGCCACGTCCGCCAACCTGACCTGGCTGCCCAGCAACAGTAACTATGTGCACATTGTGTCCTTGAACGATGAGGAGTGTGAGCTGGTGAAGGCTGGCTGCTACTCGCTATGCCTCAATAACCTCTCGCCCAGCCTGCAGTACACGGTCAAAGTGGAGGCGCGGCCGCACCGAACGCCATGGGAGCTCCCTGCGGAGCGGCGGGAACACAGGAGCGCCACCATCAGCTTCAGCACGCTGATGGCAG GTCCCCCTGACGCTCCGCTGGACGTACAGCTGGAGCCCGGCCCCTCTCCCGGGATCGCTCTCATCAGCTGGCTGCCGGTCACCATAGATGCTGCTGGTACCTCTAACGGAGTCCGGGTCACTGGATACACCATATATGCGGACAAGAAGAAG GTCTTGGAAGTGGCGTCGCCGACAGCTGGAAGTGCTCTGCTAGGCCCCTCTCAGATCCAGGCCCTCCAGGTGGCTCAGGAGCTCACTGTTCGCACCATGTCTGCCCACGGGGAATCCTGCGACTCTTTTCCAGTAAACGTGCCCTCCAAGCTGGCCGCCGTCATGGCAGGCCCGACTCCGACCGCCCCAGTTGTGCCACGCCTCCCCTGCCCCTCGGTAGCCCCCAGTAACTTATCCCCACTTCCGTCTTATGGAAACTCTGCTGCCAAAGTCTCTGCGCTGCCCAACACTCTGCCATCAGGCACACAGAGGCCTGGCCCCGCAGTGGAGGTTGCTGCCAACCTGCCTCATGCTCTCCACTCACAAGATTGTCTGTTATCTGCCTCCTATGTGAAAGCCTGGGCCGACCCGACTTCTGCTGCTGCCTTGACTGTGTGTGAGGCCGCCTTACCCGTGGCCTCCGCCGTTCCTCCAGTG ATTAATGTGGCCTCCCCCATCAACACAGCACCTCAGCCGTCTCCAGCAGCAGCGACGCTACCTCCGCCTGCTCAAGTGGAGATTGTGGCGCCAGCGGCAGTGTTGGATCTCCGCAGAGACACCGACAGCCCCGGGACAATACGTCCTTTCCCATCCATCACAGAGTTCATCGAGGACCCCTGTGCCAAGCTTGGGACCCCTGAGCGCGTCGCAAGTCCGCCTAAAGCCCCGATCGTTGACCTCTTGAACCCGCAGAGCACTAATGTCCTGCGACCACTCAGCACTTCGCCACTGGAGtcggaggtggaggaggaaccGGAGAACACTCGGCTGGTGTCCATTGAGGAGTTCTTGAGGCAAGACCAGGAGCCGGCTTACTCTAGTAGGCAGCAG AGTTACAGCCTGATGGACCCTCACAGCGACTACCATGCAGATAACAGCCGTTCAGATCTGTCAGATatcctggaggaggaggaggaagatctTTACTCGGACCACCTTGGAGAAGCACAGGCCAGGGGGTACACAGTGGGAGCCAACAGG GAGCCCGGTCAGATCCCTCCAGCTGTGGCGGGCCCATCCAGAGGTGGCCAGGCAGAGCTCTCTTCTAGACCAATGAGCTCGCACACCAGGCAGCACAAAG GTGAATCTCCGAAGATAAAAGGAGACGGCGGCGTACGCATCTTTGTGGCGCTTTTTCCATATGATCCCATCACCATGTCTCCTAATCCTGATGctgcagaggaggagctgcCCTTTAGCGAGGGACAGATTATCAAA GTTTACGGAGAGAAAGACGCGGACGGGTTTTACCGGGGGGAGTCAGGGGGCCGTCTGGGCTACGTTCCGTGTAACATGGTGTCTGAGATCCAGGTGGAGGACGAGGAGACCCAGCAGCAGCTACTGCAGCAGGGCTTCCTGTCCACGGCTACCTCTATGGAGAAGATCG GCACTCGCACATATGCACAGCTTCCGCGTCGCCCTGTTCCACCGCCGAAACCGAGACGATCCAAGAAAG TGGAGTCTGCAGCGCTCTGGGAGGAGAGCATAGACTCCTCCAGTCAAG ATCCCAGCCACAGCGCGGCTCCAGCAGCCGCAGGGAAACCGGCCTCCGGGGCTCGAAGGATGGTCGCCGTCTTTGACTACGATCCGCGAGAGAGCTCCCCCAACACCGACATAGAG GCCGAGCTGACTTTCAGCGCCGGAGACACCATACACGTGTTTGGTGACATGGACGAAGATGGCTTTTTCTAC GGAGAGTTGAACGGACACAGAGGCTTGGTGCCCTCCAACTTCCTGCAAGCCTTCCCAGAAGAACCTCCTCCTCCAGAACCGATCAGTGCCCAACCGGCACCAGAACCCAGGAAAGAATTGCAG GATACTTGCACCTCCTCTTCAGAGCCGCAAGATTTGGTCCCCTCCGCGCTAGAAGAGGCTTTGCATCCCCCAGCTGAACCTTCGAACCCGAACAGGAAGGAGCCGTCAGACCTGCAGCCGCAGCTGGAAGCCGCCGCGAATCCAACCCCAGACCTGATCCCTGCTCCCGATCCAGCTGCAGCGGAGGTCCGCTCCTCTCCTCCGGACACCCCAGCTCCCTCAGCGTCGGCCGTGCaggccaagaagaagaaaggctTTTTCTCCAAAGGCAAGAAACTGTTCAAGAAGCTGGGATCCAGCAAGAAAGAATGA
- the tspoap1 gene encoding peripheral-type benzodiazepine receptor-associated protein 1 isoform X8 yields the protein MYDLCARPEQPESAPTRTEMESPEETQALGCRPGEQEHGESREQDDKKRGLLDKDIPAPTHLKTSLLGKRHHSLYANLHGFEMEGLRKNGTDYGLLVRQNSELLRALDELEKSCNTLKEENGLLRKSSAPETEEKVRRLRRKNTELTVLAKRLEERARKLQEANLKVVNPPSLIRPAAVEQYKRAFARQRARDLAQHADALLSKDKEIAALQQECRQLEARLGPAKDFSVQSSRVEYEKLLRESQKEVLRLQRQLSVTSSRQRPGLRPDGDGTDKCEENAKEAGQEKERELSRKRKECENLEHEVKKRQKRCLDLESQLEDERGKNEQLKEEAELLRRKAQLLDQTRAENEELREDLSEVTAQHNSVLEENQRLRAKLENLEQVLKHMREVAERRQQLELEHEQALAILKFKQDEIKRLQRAQLFAKREHEGVVQMLEDLTQLVFQRELSKVRELEEKCRSQSEQFGLLSQELEKFRLQASKVDLASSTLLNNPSLSVLTNGMGLTTERDCTGGTLDMVSLGEIAFWSLEGGDTLSCPEGNDPLDVAAALRRGSTPHAAGLSRVERSPVTKHRELPTISVSKSGSSSKSETTHLTPKSDTHLSPHKSSPTHEVDTASEVEELDIDVAPAPYTASRGAAKLQVFIARYSYNPYDGPNDNPEVELPLTAGEYIYVYGDMDDDGFYEGELMDGRRGLVPSNFVERVSDDDVMSAQHPETGDVSHNSLLDSSLHSASHQHHLHLGVGASERTEASAASALSDSVSASSVPAPLTNGLDLDLEEVGVDVVPYPRKLTLIKQLAKSIIIGWDPPLVPAGWGNVWSYNVYVDQELRLNVPFGAQTKAVLERLDVNLKAYRVSVQSLTEKGLSDQLRCSMLVGRDVCVAPTQLHVDRVTATSANLTWLPSNSNYVHIVSLNDEECELVKAGCYSLCLNNLSPSLQYTVKVEARPHRTPWELPAERREHRSATISFSTLMAGPPDAPLDVQLEPGPSPGIALISWLPVTIDAAGTSNGVRVTGYTIYADKKKVLEVASPTAGSALLGPSQIQALQVAQELTVRTMSAHGESCDSFPVNVPSKLAAVMAGPTPTAPVVPRLPCPSVAPSNLSPLPSYGNSAAKVSALPNTLPSGTQRPGPAVEVAANLPHALHSQDCLLSASYVKAWADPTSAAALTVCEAALPVASAVPPVINVASPINTAPQPSPAAATLPPPAQVEIVAPAAVLDLRRDTDSPGTIRPFPSITEFIEDPCAKLGTPERVASPPKAPIVDLLNPQSTNVLRPLSTSPLESEVEEEPENTRLVSIEEFLRQDQEPAYSSRQQSYSLMDPHSDYHADNSRSDLSDILEEEEEDLYSDHLGEAQARGYTVGANREPGQIPPAVAGPSRGGQAELSSRPMSSHTRQHKGESPKIKGDGGVRIFVALFPYDPITMSPNPDAAEEELPFSEGQIIKVYGEKDADGFYRGESGGRLGYVPCNMVSEIQVEDEETQQQLLQQGFLSTATSMEKIGTRTYAQLPRRPVPPPKPRRSKKVESAALWEESIDSSSQDPSHSAAPAAAGKPASGARRMVAVFDYDPRESSPNTDIEAELTFSAGDTIHVFGDMDEDGFFYGELNGHRGLVPSNFLQAFPEEPPPPEPISAQPAPEPRKELQDTCTSSSEPQDLVPSALEEALHPPAEPSNPNRKEPSDLQPQLEAAANPTPDLIPAPDPAAAEVRSSPPDTPAPSASAVQAKKKKGFFSKGKKLFKKLGSSKKE from the exons AATGGGACAGACTATGGATTGCTGGTGCGTCAGAACTCAGAACTCCTGCGAGCCCTCGACGAGCTGGAGAAGAGTTGCAACACACTGAAGGAAGAGAATGGCCTGCTG cGAAAGAGCAGCGCCCCAGAGACTGAGGAGAAGGTCAGGCGGTTGAGGAGAAAGAACACCGAGCTGACTGTTCTCGCTAAGAGACTGGAAGAGAGAGCTCGCAAGCTACAGGAGGCCAACCTCAAAGTG GTGAATCCTCCTTCGCTCATCAGACCTGCTGCTGTGGAGCAGTACAAAAGAGCTTTTGCCCGCCAAAGAGCTCGTGACCTGGCCCAGCATGCTGATGCACTGCTCTCTAAAGACAAAGAGATTGCTGCCCTGCAGCAGGAGTGCAGACAGCTCGAGGCACGACTCGGACCAGCTAAg GATTTCTCTGTTCAGTCGTCTCGGGTGGAATATGAGAAACTCCTTAGAGAGTCTCAGAAGGAGGTGCTGCGGCTTCAGAGGCAGCTGTCTGTCACTTCGTCCAGGCAAAGGCCCGGCCTCAGGCCTGACGGCGATGGCACAGACAAGTGTGAGGAAAACGCCAAAGAGGCAGGGCaagagaag GAACGGGAGCTgagcaggaagagaaaagaatGTGAAAATCTTGAGCATGAAGTAAAGAAGCGACAGAAGCGATGTCTGGATTTA GAGAGCCAGCTTGAGGATGAGCGAGGCAAAAATGAGCAACTAAAGGAGGAGGCAGAACTCCTCAGGAGGAAGGCGCAGCTGCTCGACCAG ACTCGGGCTGAGAATGAGGAGCTGAGGGAAGATCTCTCTGAAGTGACCGCTCAACACAATTCAGTTCTCGAAGAGAACCAGAGACTCCGTGCCAAACTGGAGAACCTAGAGCAGGTCCTAAAG CACATGCGAGAGGTCGCCGAGCGAAGGCAGCAGCTGGAATTGGAACATGAGCAGGCACTGGCTATCCTTAAGTTCAAACAGGATGAGATCAAAAGGTTACAGCGG GCTCAGTTATTTGCCAAGAGGGAACATGAAGGAGTGGTTCAGATGCTGGAG gaCTTGACTCAGCTCGTGTTCCAGAGGGAGCTG TCGAAGGTAcgagagctggaggagaaatGTCGCAGTCAGAGTGAGCAGTTCGGCCTGTTGTCCCAGGAGTTGGAGAAGTTCCGGCTGCAGGCCTCCAAAGTGGACCTGGCCAGTTCCACCCTACTCAACAATCCCAGCCTCTCAGTTCTGACCAACGGGATGGGCCTGACTACCGAACGAG ACTGCACTGGTGGCACACTGGACATGGTGTCTCTGGGTGAAATAGCCTTCTGGAGTCTGGAGGGAGGTGACACTCTCTCCTGCCCGGAGGGTAACGATCCACTCG ATGTGGCCGCGGCTTTGCGCAGGGGGTCCACGCCGCACGCAGCAGGACTCTCCAGGGTTGAGCGCTCGCCCGTAACCAAGCACCGAGAGCTGCCCACCATCAGCGTCAGCAAGTCGGGATCTTCCTCCAAGTCGGAAACCACGCACCTCACCCCCAAATCTGACACCCACCTCAGTCCGCACAAATCAAGCCCGACGCATGAG GTGGACACAGCCAGTGAAGTTGAGGAGTTGGACATCGATGTGGCCCCGGCACCGTACACAGCCAGCAGGGGAGCAGCAAAGCTTCAGGTTTTTATTGCCAGATACAG TTATAATCCTTATGATGGGCCGAATGATAATCCTGAGGTGGAGCTGCCTTTGACCGCTGGGGAATACATCTACGTTTACGGCGACATGGATGATGATGGTTTCTATGAAG GTGAGCTGATGGACGGACGGAGAGGGCTGGTCCCCTCCAACTTCGTGGAACGTGTGTCAGACGATGATGTAATGAGCGCGCAGCACCCAGAGACCGGGGACGTGTCGCACAACTCCCTGCTAGACAGCAGCCTGCACAGTGCCAGCCACCAGCACCACCTTCACCTGGGTGTCGGCGCCTCAGAAAGGACGGAGGCGTCGGCCGCCTCCGCCCTCTCGGATTCGGTGTCGGCCTCTTCTGTTCCGGCCCCCCTCACCAACGGCCTGGACCTGGATTTGGAGGAGGTGGGAGTGGACGTCGTGCCTTACCCACGGAAACTTACCCTCATCAAGCAGCTTGCCAAGAGCATCATCATCGGTTGGGACCCCCCGTTGGTGCCGGCCGGGTGGGGCAACGTGTGGAGCTACAACGTGTACGTCGACCAGGAGCTGCGGCTGAACGTGCCCTTCGGCGCTCAGACCAAAGCAGTGCTGGAGCGGCTCGACGTCAACCTCAAAGCCTACCGGGTTTCGGTCCAGAGCCTGACGGAGAAGGGCCTGTCGGACCAGCTCCGCTGCAGCATGTTGGTCGGCCGGGACGTCTGCGTGGCGCCCACGCAGCTGCACGTGGACAGAGTTACCGCCACGTCCGCCAACCTGACCTGGCTGCCCAGCAACAGTAACTATGTGCACATTGTGTCCTTGAACGATGAGGAGTGTGAGCTGGTGAAGGCTGGCTGCTACTCGCTATGCCTCAATAACCTCTCGCCCAGCCTGCAGTACACGGTCAAAGTGGAGGCGCGGCCGCACCGAACGCCATGGGAGCTCCCTGCGGAGCGGCGGGAACACAGGAGCGCCACCATCAGCTTCAGCACGCTGATGGCAG GTCCCCCTGACGCTCCGCTGGACGTACAGCTGGAGCCCGGCCCCTCTCCCGGGATCGCTCTCATCAGCTGGCTGCCGGTCACCATAGATGCTGCTGGTACCTCTAACGGAGTCCGGGTCACTGGATACACCATATATGCGGACAAGAAGAAG GTCTTGGAAGTGGCGTCGCCGACAGCTGGAAGTGCTCTGCTAGGCCCCTCTCAGATCCAGGCCCTCCAGGTGGCTCAGGAGCTCACTGTTCGCACCATGTCTGCCCACGGGGAATCCTGCGACTCTTTTCCAGTAAACGTGCCCTCCAAGCTGGCCGCCGTCATGGCAGGCCCGACTCCGACCGCCCCAGTTGTGCCACGCCTCCCCTGCCCCTCGGTAGCCCCCAGTAACTTATCCCCACTTCCGTCTTATGGAAACTCTGCTGCCAAAGTCTCTGCGCTGCCCAACACTCTGCCATCAGGCACACAGAGGCCTGGCCCCGCAGTGGAGGTTGCTGCCAACCTGCCTCATGCTCTCCACTCACAAGATTGTCTGTTATCTGCCTCCTATGTGAAAGCCTGGGCCGACCCGACTTCTGCTGCTGCCTTGACTGTGTGTGAGGCCGCCTTACCCGTGGCCTCCGCCGTTCCTCCAGTG ATTAATGTGGCCTCCCCCATCAACACAGCACCTCAGCCGTCTCCAGCAGCAGCGACGCTACCTCCGCCTGCTCAAGTGGAGATTGTGGCGCCAGCGGCAGTGTTGGATCTCCGCAGAGACACCGACAGCCCCGGGACAATACGTCCTTTCCCATCCATCACAGAGTTCATCGAGGACCCCTGTGCCAAGCTTGGGACCCCTGAGCGCGTCGCAAGTCCGCCTAAAGCCCCGATCGTTGACCTCTTGAACCCGCAGAGCACTAATGTCCTGCGACCACTCAGCACTTCGCCACTGGAGtcggaggtggaggaggaaccGGAGAACACTCGGCTGGTGTCCATTGAGGAGTTCTTGAGGCAAGACCAGGAGCCGGCTTACTCTAGTAGGCAGCAG AGTTACAGCCTGATGGACCCTCACAGCGACTACCATGCAGATAACAGCCGTTCAGATCTGTCAGATatcctggaggaggaggaggaagatctTTACTCGGACCACCTTGGAGAAGCACAGGCCAGGGGGTACACAGTGGGAGCCAACAGG GAGCCCGGTCAGATCCCTCCAGCTGTGGCGGGCCCATCCAGAGGTGGCCAGGCAGAGCTCTCTTCTAGACCAATGAGCTCGCACACCAGGCAGCACAAAG GTGAATCTCCGAAGATAAAAGGAGACGGCGGCGTACGCATCTTTGTGGCGCTTTTTCCATATGATCCCATCACCATGTCTCCTAATCCTGATGctgcagaggaggagctgcCCTTTAGCGAGGGACAGATTATCAAA GTTTACGGAGAGAAAGACGCGGACGGGTTTTACCGGGGGGAGTCAGGGGGCCGTCTGGGCTACGTTCCGTGTAACATGGTGTCTGAGATCCAGGTGGAGGACGAGGAGACCCAGCAGCAGCTACTGCAGCAGGGCTTCCTGTCCACGGCTACCTCTATGGAGAAGATCG GCACTCGCACATATGCACAGCTTCCGCGTCGCCCTGTTCCACCGCCGAAACCGAGACGATCCAAGAAAG TGGAGTCTGCAGCGCTCTGGGAGGAGAGCATAGACTCCTCCAGTCAAG ATCCCAGCCACAGCGCGGCTCCAGCAGCCGCAGGGAAACCGGCCTCCGGGGCTCGAAGGATGGTCGCCGTCTTTGACTACGATCCGCGAGAGAGCTCCCCCAACACCGACATAGAG GCCGAGCTGACTTTCAGCGCCGGAGACACCATACACGTGTTTGGTGACATGGACGAAGATGGCTTTTTCTAC GGAGAGTTGAACGGACACAGAGGCTTGGTGCCCTCCAACTTCCTGCAAGCCTTCCCAGAAGAACCTCCTCCTCCAGAACCGATCAGTGCCCAACCGGCACCAGAACCCAGGAAAGAATTGCAG GATACTTGCACCTCCTCTTCAGAGCCGCAAGATTTGGTCCCCTCCGCGCTAGAAGAGGCTTTGCATCCCCCAGCTGAACCTTCGAACCCGAACAGGAAGGAGCCGTCAGACCTGCAGCCGCAGCTGGAAGCCGCCGCGAATCCAACCCCAGACCTGATCCCTGCTCCCGATCCAGCTGCAGCGGAGGTCCGCTCCTCTCCTCCGGACACCCCAGCTCCCTCAGCGTCGGCCGTGCaggccaagaagaagaaaggctTTTTCTCCAAAGGCAAGAAACTGTTCAAGAAGCTGGGATCCAGCAAGAAAGAATGA